The sequence gaaataaaaaaatgtatatctaaATCGGTAGATATTGATATGATTCATTTAGCATCATAATCATACTGATTATAGAGATCTATAAATATTTATcgataataaatgtgtttatttaacttatttatagtgtacatgtatcattactcataaaaaaaaattattgactaaggccgtgttcacaccaaacgccgtgtagagtaaacatgtttataattagtttagtgtagtgtacactggtttcacattacatttgttcacatctatacaccttgtttagctacctgtacataagatttgttcccacttgtaaactttatgtcatttaaatgttcattacgtagaactgaattcaaaatttttggacaacttttctagcggtaaggaaacaaccatttgacttcaaaagggggaTGGGGGTGGGAATGaaaatattccgatccccaatttgataaaaaaaaaaaatggtcatacagatgatcaaaaaaatattctgaatcaagagtttccccatacattaaagtgttaaatattgaaaaaaaaatatttgatcaccagcatcgaaaaaaaggaataaaaacgtacgagcgaaaaaaaatctgactcacataaaaaaaaataatcctcccctttttttaagttaattggttgctactttatgaaagccatttttataatttgcagtagtttgaatatactagagatatctcgattacgcattagaaaacgttagctaCAGCATGgtgcttacagccgaaaaaaaaggattgtgatattagggatcactacatttttatcttttctgttcgttgcaaatggtatttcttctccaaggagtatttggtaaaggaatatggtaacgtttttttttaatttattttaagtgttattaaacggatctgagatactagacaaacatatcatttacctcacactttttttagtcatgcattcatgcgtgaatcgttgtttgagtaaagaccattGGCGAATATTTTTGTGTAtgtcaagtcgattcgggaagaccttttcgaaaaaattaggcagcaactatttaccCATTTTTTTgtggagggggagggggggcGGAGGTAGGGGCgtgagctattgattttttttaggataaattttggtgacaagtcgaaatcaaactttttttttatttccaaaacaaaacccatagctcaccacccccaccccttgcctttatgttttatactcaactataatacccccccccccgaaaatcaattggttgctgccttatgggttcggcaatgatgctgctttgagtcttgatcaggggttaataaagtacgttcattttttttaacaaaaaaaaattgtaaaatttagacaacaatttcTGTACAGAACTATActaattattatcaaatatatcaattttactcaaaaatagtttcctccttaaatatatacacggtaaagataatgtcctaaatgcctagttttgtgtacacttaacctacacaaggcctacattgactatcgactgtgtgtggataaaacatgatttaaactacatgtaaacattgagttttatcaatgggaacgcaattgtgtttagtttacgtgtgagttacactaacacaacacccaatttaggtcaatgtgaacacggcctaataTTTACACGCTTCATATAAGAAAAAGATGTCAGTTCTTAGGACTAAGCGAGACAAAAACAGCTTTGGAAGGGTTCTTTCAAACATATTCTTAATtgaattaggctgttagttttttaCTGGACACTATCTTTAGAACTGTCCGTCGTGATATACAGTACCCAAAATAAATTCATCGTCATGAGAAGAAAAGAAGCTAGCATTATCCGTTAACTTCACGTTCCTCTTTATAGATGATGGTCTTTTACTAAATAATCCAAAGTTTGTTGAATATGTCAAATAAATGTAACCCATCAAACTTTAAACAAATAGTACAACAAAGACAGAAAAGTGTGCCTTTTATATTGACATTAATGTaggtaatttaaataaaacattgtttcaGCTTTTAAATAGTTAACTTGACATATCTATCTAGTAACAGTCCAACAGCGCATTTCTATGGAGTCTTAATACGTGATTCCATGGCTTGCATGTCTAataataatgtgtatcaaataTTGCTGAATTGTAGTTACTGAGATGCAAAAAAcgattttatatacttttttgaaattttccgtTCTTCCTCATGATTTCTATCATGATTGCCCCTGCTGgtggaattttattttcccGAGGaaatcaccagcccagtaatcAGCACTTCCGTGCtgacataaattatcattgatgtggtcatatttataatttaactgtttacaaaacttttgaacttttgaaatactgaggcttttctacctcaggaatgaATTACCttggctgtatttggcaaaacttttagaaatttcggtcctcaatgctctttaatttcgttctttttttttgggcatttgtaacttttttggattcgagcgtcactgatgaggcttttgtaaacgaaacatGCGTATGGAAtaagtacaaaatttaatcctgatatatatgatgagtttatttacaaccatttggtcgatgtcactgctggttgAGTTTTAAtcccccgagggtatcactagaccaatagtcagcacttctgtgctgacataaattatcattgatgtggtcatatttataaatatactgtttacaaaacttttggattttttaaaatactaaggcttttctacctcatgaatagattaccttggatgtattttgcaaaatgttAAGGAAtttcggtcctcaatgctcttcaactacgtactttatttggcatttttaacttttgtgaaTTCgccttcactgatgagtcttttgtagacgacacGCGCATCTGGTGTgagtacaaaatttaatcctgatatctatgaggAGTTTACTTGATACAGGGTTgctatttattataaaacttttaaacggATGGTTCAAAGTAGGCTTAAGGAAGATGGAATAATgccaattaaattaaaattgactGGACGCCATTACAAGTTGGTTTATCGTAATGGGAATTTTTGTTTCGCAGTTGTTGACGGACATATATTAAAATGTCCCTAACCACAATTTTGCACTCATTCTGTCAAGTTTTTGAATAAGAATTAACACCTTAATGTATTAACATGCGTAACACGACGGATGCAACATGTGGAGCTGGATCTGCCTACCCGTCGGGAACACATGATATCAACCCTGGCTATGGATAAGGTCGTGTTACTCAGTCATCAGCTCTTTATGGTTTTCTCAATTTAGTGTTGCATTTGGTCGTTATCTATATTTGCCACGCTATTGTCAGTTTGTTGTCGATTCAATGATTGTGATTTTCACTTTAAAATCTTTCACCTCtctctaaaatataaaattttgtatctGCGTTATATTGTACAATAATGTAATCAAATGCGACTGGAGAAGTATTTTAGATATATTTGCTTTCATGTCAGAATTCTTAAAGCAATTTATGAagtggtgattttttttaatttgttgtaaaGATGCAAGGCTTATAATGAGGTAATTATGATAATGCAGACAAAACTGTAAAACCGACCTTGGACattgatttttattcattaattgtAACCAGCTCATAAAACTAGTTATTTAGTTCCTCTTTACTGTTTTAACTCGACCTTCCTCTTTAAATTCCGGTTAGTTGAATAACAAAGTTCACATAAAATACGCGAACAATAGCATTCTGAATATAGTACAGGAAAACGGTCTACTTataattgtattgttatatattttatttatgtacatgcatgacaatgttcatatatacACTCCGCCATAAGTTAAGCACCAcccatatttttatcaataagaaattttaaaatccaaaaattcaatatttttgcaTAACAGTTAATCGTGTTGACATTggttatataaaatgtaaatattgtgcagtataaaaaaaaaaaaaagttttttattatttctgcTGTGTGAAGAGAACTTTCAATTTTACGTTAAAAACAACAAGTTAAAATCcctataaaatatttaacttgttgatcattttcattaattttaaataatgatacagttttgaactttttggaaaacaatcaagtttttttgaaatttttatatttttgttaaagggtcaaagttaatactttgattaaattttatgaaaattaaacgagacaaattatttttactgaaaGTGTTGGCTACCACCTTAAGGTTCATAAAGTCAATATCGTGTATAGCTTCCGCGCTTCCGGTATAGATTCAATGCACAAGTCGTCGTAGCCTATACTGTGGAAATCTCTGCCATTCCTGTACCAAAGCGACCCTCAATTCTGGTATTGTTGAACATTTGGTTGTTTCCGGGCGCTTTATTGGCCTCCAATCCCTTAGACGGAAACTATGCAACCTACATATCACAGTCCGCACACTTACTCTTCCCCCAATGGGCCAAAGTCTACGAAGCTGATCAGCAGACGAGAAATGTATCCATCTTGCTTGCCGGGAAAATTTCCTGTCTTCTCCGGTAGTAGTTTTACGTGGTCTTGCTGCTCTAGGGCGGTCTTGCTGCTCTAGTGCGGTCTTCAACTGACCCTGTATATCGGTATCTCTGAACGAGCCTGATAATCACAGTGTGGTTAACACCAAAATGGACCTGTACCAAATGTTACCTATTGTTTACAGGTTTAATATAtagtatttcttttataaaaaaaaataattaagaaaataattatttcggAATTAGATTGGGTGGTGCTTAACTTATGGCGGAGTGTATAGATTGAATAGATATTGAATCATACTTTTCGGATAACTCTTTTAATTAATGCAACTGCAGAAAGAAATCTACATACTTCTGTGTGTTCACGTAAACTTATTATTTGGTCAATgtcaatttagaaaaataaataagctaaaagtaattattaaaaaaatctataatacctgctgaatacaaatattttcttgaaaaggtcttatataaaaaaaaaaaaaaaaaaaaaaaaaagaaatggctTGAGGTCTTTCGGTCGTTTAAAGGTGGATTTTgcatacaaaataagaaagcaatGAATGAGGTTGTTAACTTTTGTTAGAGTCGATGTTAATCTGGCCATTCTGTCCCAGTGCTTAAAGTCTTTCAGTCGTGtatgtatacataaataaaaataaaaaataagaaagcaatgaataaggttgtttaattgaaatatgcatttttgtgcttatttgttaaatatttgtctgATTTTATTGTGATTAAGATACTAGTGATATTTGTACATTCTGTCATTATTGTTTATGATATTCTCGTAtacttgtctttcatttttgctggtATGCTTTGTGTGTATATGACTTCGATGCATATAGGATGGCTTTGTGCTTGTGCATCCTGTTGTTTCGCTATATATACAACTTGTTTGTTCCTTGTCGTTCATTTTTGCTATGTGCTTCGTCTATAGTTATCAAAGctaccaggtttataatttagtacgccagacgagcgttttggctacataagactcatcaatgacgcccatatgaaataataattataaaaccaaacaagtacaaagttgaagggcattgaggatccaaaattccaaacaaatgtgtcaaatacggctgcggtaatctatgccttagttaagaaaatcattagtttttcgataaattcaaagttttgtaaacaggaactttataaaaatgaccacatcattgatattcatgtcaacaagtgctgactactgggctggtggttccctcggggacgaaacgtccaccagcagtagcatcgacccagtggtgtaaatagttagcaaaggtaccaggattataatttagtacgcaagactcgcgtttcttctacatgagactcatcagtgacgctcatatcaaataataattataaagtcaattaagtacaaagttgaagaccattgaggatccaaaattcaaaaaaagtgtgccaaatacggctaatgaatatgcctgggataagaaaatccttagttttccgATAAACTCAAAGTGTATTTCTATGTTTCTTCATGATATATTTGACATGTCTCTGTTCTTATaaatcccgtcattgtgttttGTACTATGGTAAATTTGCGATTATTGTCTTTAAGTTTTGCTAATATGCGTGGTTTATATGTCATTTTGTGCTTTTGTgtatgaaacgcgcgtcttatgtattaaatgtattaaattataatcctggtacctttgataactttttacatatttatttgttttaattatttagatTATAACGCAATGTTGAGTGCtgtatttttaacattgttacctattatgtctgtacgttttgttcacgcattgtGCTCaatatacaagtgagaggtttagctagctaaatGTTAACTAGataaatccaccattttatacataagaaaagccaataccaaatcaggaatatgacagttgttattcgtTCGATTgttgtgtttaagcttttgattttgccacttgagtagggacttttcgttttgaattttcctcggagtacagtatttttttagattttactttttttgtaactGCAGCATTGTTTATCATATTAATGGGCCTTATTTTAACAGTTATCCCAAAttgtattaattaaaaatttaaagttctcttttttataatcatattgGTTTGTAAAATTCAGACCGAAGAGaattttttgttgcacttcagggtattgttgtttcgttgttttcctcttaaagTTAATGTGTTTCCttcggttttagtttttaaccccgatttgttttctctcatgCGATcaatgactttcgaacagcggtattctaCTGCAACCTTTAAATATAGCGTGGAAGCATTTCATACTCTACTATGTTCGCACGTTCAGCTCCTTACGAAAAGAAGGATACAGTTCATATGCAACATCAATGAGTTTACTAGTTGAACTTAACTTTTtctcgtttatttttttatcaaccaTTTTAATGTTGTTGGATGGATAGCCTTGCAGACATGTATGTTGTATTTCACACGTGAATACAATTTAACTTCAAGTAAAGTATTCAAATTTCTATATGATGTAGTTATTATTACATGACTCGATTTAGTCTTACAATTATTCCTACCAATTGAACTACTGTTCAGATAAAATATTAGGATACGCgtaaaaaaggtaaacaaaaagTAATATTACCAGTTCTAAGTTTGTGTACTTTTTCTCAGAGATAAGTTGTTTTTTCTTCTAACCTGTCAGAGGTATACACTgacctttttctttttttcacttCTTAGCGTTACCTTTTCTCAATAATATCATCTTAAATTAAGCAATGTTTATCTTTTCCTTGTAAAGACAAAATTTGACCTTGGTTTATTTTGAAAtcgtttataaaataaatgtcctTTTATCTATGCAAAGTCGGgtaactataaatattttatttcaataatgcACACCTCAAATGTTTAATAGATATTTTATCAAAGTTTCTCGGAAACAGATATGAAGTATGTTCTCATAAATAACTTCCCGTCAAAGGTACTTGAAAATATCCTAAAAAGAATACTGCTTCCTcgtttttgcgcctgtcccgagtcaggagcctctggcccttgttagtcttgtaatatttttaactttagtttcttgtatataatttggagttcagtatgtcgttcattatcactgaactagtacataaaTTTATTTAGGAGCCATCTTCCAAAGGACGCCCTactggtgcgggaatttctcgctgcattgaagacctgttggtgaccttctgctgttgtctgttatatggtcgggttgttgcctctttgacacattccacctTTACCTTTTCAATTTAATAGTATCATTGTGTCAATCAGTAATTTAAAATACGCCATATGTATTGACTCTCTATTGTACAATTCAGATATGGAAAATACAGACATGATGGACGCTGTACCTTCTAAAAAGGAAATGCCGGGCATTACCAACTTGAAGGAATCAAACTGGTACATCTAAtgttaattttcttatacttcTAATACCAAAAAatttgtggtatgattgccaatagcactttctacaagagaccaaatgacacagacatgatcatcagctataggtcaccatacggcacCAAACATTGAAAAAATCCTAGATCGcgttgtcagctataaaaaccTAAAATGAACTCTTCCTATCAAATgcatttaacaatgagcaaagcccatatcggaTAGTCAAATTTGAAACCTTGAATAAACCTTTTCCATCAAATGCATCAAAATTTGTCATGATTTTTTAGTTATTATGaatggtatttattttttatgtgcaCAAAACTTTGTCTAACTGATTTCGTTATTGTTGAAAATCTTAATTAAATGTATACCCATATCATTTTGGTTTGTTTCATTATGTCAAGCACTTCGCAGAAATAATGTAACAAGAAAATAACTGTTAATGTTATCAATTTACCAAACCCAATAGGACAACTTATATGAAGtcaaaacaaatgatatataacaaaacacaatGATAACAAAACTtcagataaataattatatagcCTTCGAACTATACTTCATTTATTAACAAGGAATTATGTGTTACAGTAACACAGGACAAGGTAAGATATCAACATCACATTTAAACCAAGAGAGATATCAAATTAGTTGTGGAatagcagttgttatcaataacacagaatttgatagaaatttgaatttacaAGATCGTGTCGGAAGTGATGTGGATGCTGCCTCTCTATTCAAAGGATTTCAGAAACTTGGTTTCAAGAGTGAACTTTTGAATGATGTCAGTAAACAGGACATGGAAAGGAAATTTGATGAGAGTAGGTattaaaagaattgaaaatcCTGTGTGAAGAATACAATTTTTacttatctttatataaataaaatgcatgtgACCAAACTTTTCTTGAGTGTTTTATATCTCACCTGTTCAAAAAGAAACAGTATTACGTGTGAAAGATCCTTAACCCTTGATGTGGCATGTGCCGTCAGATTCAATTATCGATGatgtatttcaaatttcacATATCCGGGGTTTTTTTAGGTACACAACCAAACCCTTTCAAAATTTATAGGAATATTTAAAATGAGGGACGCTTATATACTGATTTGTAGTCAGAAGGTAGAATACAATGTACTAGTTATCTTGTGGTAATCAAGGGTGTACATAACAAttctattacttttttttaaaccaggATGTTATAATTGAAAAATGGTAATGCAAAATTTTCAGTTTGACATTGAATGGCGaacttactgtgcattgtccactactttttttctttattttagggaaaattcaaaatagtttGGTGTTGTGTTTGGGGTGGGAGATTTAAATAGATcatcaaatttgatttatttttatttatttttttcacatttttttttatttatttgtcaatttttggggattttttttttttttttacatatttgggCAAAATTCATTTATCCCCGGGTGAACAAGAGTGGGGTGTTATTTACACCGGGGTCATTAACCAATCAGATTGCATTATTTTGGCTGCATAACAAATAATGATGCGTATTGGTTCAATTTgtaaacttgaaattttatCTTCGAAAATTTTATATACACCATCACGAGTTCGTTGACTGTTTTGCAATATCTGTTTAATAGATAACGAAAGATATTTTCGGATTGTCGTTTAATTTCACAATCACTGTCATATGTTCCTCGAATGTAACCTACCGAATCGAATTTATCACTCTAACATAAGCGATACGACGGTAGCCTCATGCAGAGCTGAATCTGCTAGCCCTACCGGAGCTTATGAGATCACCCGGTGTTTACAGGGATTCATgcaaataaaatcataatagaaaccaggactaaattttatatatacgccaaaCGCAGGTTTCGTCTACAAGTGTTAGTGTTTCTCTTTTGATCGTTTTTCGTGGTTTGCCGTAGCattgacaatttgttttttacttcTCGTTAGAtattggctggtgataccaacGTAGTCCATCAATAGAGGATTCGCCCAGTCGGGTATTATCAACAAGAGTACCTACTTAATTGTTCTTGATGCACACTTCGACAATGAACTTCTTTTCAAACATgatcaaaaaataatattgaaaagtcTAATACCTGATACAAACGTTTAACATCTTATAAAACCAAAAACGTCCTAACGTTACGCCGAAACCAGACAAACATTTCATGTTATACATAATTATGTATGTAAGGAGGTGTAAATTCACCCAGCTGTATTGTAAAGATAGTTTAAGTACTCTTTCTAGTCACGACAGTTTTCTAGTAGGAATACtaatttgtcaagaaaaataaGCTTATAAAAATCATAGCTTTTCAATCTAAAGATATCTAttaataattttctgaaattctttatcaatttgaaaaaaaacctttattgactatgtgtatttatatttatagttaAAGAAGACAAGACAAGTTTGGAGGAAACAGACTGTCTGATTGTTGCTTTGATGTCACATGGTAATGAAGAGGAAGTGTTTCTTACAGATGGGTCCATTAAGATGACAACCTTTCTGTCGTACTTCAATGCAGAAAATTGTAAGGAACTTCAAATGAAGCCtaaaattttcataatacaGGTTAGATACTATAATTAGAAATTTGCcctgtaaaattgaaaaaatatatgaaaatttcagtgcAGCTTTACACGTGTTATCTTTGATAAATTAGTTTCGTTTGTAGGAATTACGTCGTTAAATGTGTTTCAGCAGTACGTTTCTAATTGTGATTTATGAGGAGGCAGCGACCCTGTTACATATTtgacataattttatttgataaattggtGTATTGTCCATTTTTGTCATACTACTGGAATTATATATATTACGTGTTTCTATTTGCCTCAGTAACACAACAGTTAAGTAGCCATATGTTTatcaggatctgtttacccttccgcaTCGCATAATAGCAAACCTATTTTTTGACGGGGTTTGTATTgttcagtatttagttttcaatgaaGTATTGTGAAATGATAATTGTCTATTTgtcgttttctttttatttaacatgtCTTTgccggttgtttttttttactcatgAGATTGAATGTTCCTTTAGTATCTTTCACATCTTTTGTCTCTTTTTTCACGCGATATCTAAGTAATAAACGGTTTAGCATTACATATTTTCTGTTAGCTTGATTTGCTTAATTTTAATTGAAGCATTGAAAACGAagagttttttgtttttttttaattctgttatGGCGATCTATATTTTGTGTTGAGGGGACGACACAAACAAAACGTCAAATTAACGTTTTGTTTACAGAAAAATCATTTATTGAACTTAAATAAAAgcggattaaaaaaaatataacgaaGTTCTAGAGCACTACAATAGTTCCAATGGTTGTGAAAATATAAAGATGTCTAAACATGTCTATGCCAAGAAAAACAGTTCATACATTTTAGGTCAATGCTGATTTTTTCTAAGAACTACTGCATACAGGCAGTACATAATTTTAGTCATGACAAGCAAAGTATCAGCTAATTATGAGCAGTTtcttaaatgaattttaataaaatatcatatttaagAAAACTTGTGCTTAtgtcttaattttaaaatttcgtCATATAAATTAATAAGCGAATTTCACATTCTTTGAATATTCAAGTGTTGGTTTTTACTGCATCGAGAGGGGAACAAGGGTAAGAATCGATAAAACTGACAAAAGCTAAAAATTCACTGTCATATCTAACGTCTAAACGAAGGGAAAATAACCTGAAATACGGTTCTATATTTACCAATATAAAATATGTGTCAACTTCAATGAATCAATTGATTCAAAATCgttaatttttcaattcctGTCAAGTCTATAAGTGAATTTACATCAGTACGATTTTAGGCCTGTAGAGGTACAGATTTAGGAAGTGGTGTAGAAATGGAAGTTGTAAAAGATAAAGAACCAAACATGAGAGACCCAAACCAAGCAGATGCTGGTGGTATTTATAACGAATATGACCAGGCATACGGGGAACCAGTCCGTATACCTAATGCAGCAGATTTCTTAGTAGTGTATTCTACTTCCTTGGGTAAGTGTAGCTAATCATTTGTTACAGCATTTCAGCAATGAGTTACATTGCTGTTTGATGACTTTgtgaattttaacattttgaaaacatatatatgaattgaaataatcaataaatcttatataatatcaaattgtttatGTGCGatgtttttggaattttaatattttacatttatgataaggaataattatttatacaaatctttaagataattgatttttttctttctagtaAAATATTAGCAGTAACCCCATTTTCTTTTCCACAGGTTATACAGCTTTCCGAACCACAGAGAGTGGATCCCCTTTTGTACATCACTTGTCAGAAGAGCTCATGAACATTTCAAAAGAGGATAATTTCTACCAAGTCTTGACCAGAGTTAACAAAAAAGTCGGAATGGGATATAGACCACGTCATAAAACCAGTGAAATTGTTACTCAAATGCCTTGTTTCAGTTCGCATCTAACAAAGGAACTATATTTTAACTTAAGAGGTGAGAAAATCCGGTGACCTTCTGAATGTGTAGTTACGGCTTTAGTGCCTAACAAGATTTTGTGAGGTAGATGAATTTGGCCATAAAATGATCAACTTGACTTTCAATTTGCCAAAATAGGCAGATCGGTCTTCTATAAAAAGCGGTTTTCATAAGGATTAATAGAAACGATAACGTGTTATCGGATTGGAAACTgcaattttcttcaaaaacgaaCACGTTAATATTGCGGGCAAAAATGTTTAGAATCAAATGCAACTGTATTTGCTTTTGCTTTAACATAACCCCacatgctataaaaaaaaatgcgaaaGACACAAAATGGACGCCGTggcataaataaaatatacacacaaaaaaagtgACGAAAAgacagtatacaaaacaagaGACCTAGCAAAACAACCCAAACAAATCGGTGTGATTATTTCAGATGCACCAGGAGGGATAGAAGATTTCAAGTTTTTGCATCCTTCGTATTactcatatatataaaacaaaaatcgatGATAGCTATCGTGATGTCATGTCATATTCTAAGAAAAGAGGACGGAATGTGTTTAccatttctttgaaaaatgatatagttcatataattttttttgcagttATTGTTCACTTTATTGTTTCAAGTTAAACAAATAGCTATAGACATGTATTTCCTTATGCTGTGATATCCTTTAATTCTTTGgacaatatatttgaaaaaaaattcaaacaattctaatacaaaataaaaaaaaatgcaacatgAATTAATTTAGATTCTTTCAAATTTCCTTGAAAGAATATTTATCAAGgggatttgttttgtttca is a genomic window of Mytilus trossulus isolate FHL-02 chromosome 1, PNRI_Mtr1.1.1.hap1, whole genome shotgun sequence containing:
- the LOC134716245 gene encoding uncharacterized protein LOC134716245, whose amino-acid sequence is MENTDMMDAVPSKKEMPGITNLKESNCNTGQGKISTSHLNQERYQISCGIAVVINNTEFDRNLNLQDRVGSDVDAASLFKGFQKLGFKSELLNDVSKQDMERKFDEIKEDKTSLEETDCLIVALMSHGNEEEVFLTDGSIKMTTFLSYFNAENCKELQMKPKIFIIQACRGTDLGSGVEMEVVKDKEPNMRDPNQADAGGIYNEYDQAYGEPVRIPNAADFLVVYSTSLGYTAFRTTESGSPFVHHLSEELMNISKEDNFYQVLTRVNKKVGMGYRPRHKTSEIVTQMPCFSSHLTKELYFNLRGMADGIKLDVKDKDTSTTSSTTKETKRNTGQGIINKSHLEQKMYTIRTGRAVVVNNKEFDSGLGLADRSGSDEDASSLFQRFLDLGFESELLSDATFKELEEKFQEIKDDKEELQKTDCLIVAVLSHGDENSVYMTDTPVRIKAVMDYFNAQNCPELIQQPKVFIFQCSRGQALRDCVNLKVEAGEKENTIPYGLETVRIPNEADFLAVYSTSLGDRSFCNTEGSSPFVNQLMKELQGMKKQDDIYTVLTKVNNKVMRFEPGNTNSKDIRQMPYFVSHLTKDLYLKQMV